A region of Nostoc sp. 'Peltigera membranacea cyanobiont' N6 DNA encodes the following proteins:
- a CDS encoding RibD family protein, whose product MLQHRPHTTVVLAMSADGKIADFRRSPARFGSRADKAHLEKQIATSDAVLFGAGTLRAYGTTLTVSDPTLVQLRAQEGKPPQPVHIVTTHSGNLNPEINFFKQPVRRWLLTTTQGTLSWKGRLQTLPATLGTGAQECPPEFEQILVFETPRREIDIFAALKHLANIDIARLVVLGGGELVASLLGLDLIDELWLTVCPLILGGSTAPTPVEGKGFLPDLAPKLQLLEVHTVEQEVFLHYRLQRPAD is encoded by the coding sequence ATGTTGCAACATCGTCCTCATACTACAGTTGTTTTAGCAATGAGTGCAGATGGTAAGATAGCAGATTTTAGGCGATCGCCTGCTCGGTTTGGTTCAAGGGCTGATAAAGCACATCTAGAAAAACAAATCGCTACCTCTGATGCGGTTTTATTCGGTGCTGGTACTCTCCGGGCCTATGGAACAACACTTACTGTATCAGATCCAACTCTAGTGCAACTTCGGGCACAAGAAGGGAAGCCTCCGCAGCCAGTTCATATAGTGACTACACACTCTGGAAACCTCAATCCGGAAATTAACTTTTTTAAGCAACCAGTTAGACGCTGGCTACTCACGACAACACAGGGAACACTTTCATGGAAAGGACGTTTACAGACGCTTCCCGCAACTCTGGGAACCGGGGCACAAGAGTGTCCTCCAGAATTTGAGCAGATTCTGGTTTTTGAAACACCAAGGCGAGAAATTGACATTTTCGCAGCTTTGAAGCATCTAGCCAATATAGATATAGCACGGTTGGTGGTCTTGGGTGGAGGTGAATTAGTCGCTTCCCTGCTGGGCTTAGATTTAATCGATGAATTATGGTTAACTGTCTGTCCTCTGATTTTAGGTGGTAGTACCGCACCTACACCTGTAGAAGGGAAAGGATTTTTACCCGATTTAGCTCCCAAGTTGCAACTTTTAGAAGTTCATACAGTTGAGCAAGAAGTGTTTTTGCACTATCGCCTGCAACGACCAGCAGATTAG
- a CDS encoding transposase, producing MVRVVIESVGTKVKFLPPYSPDLSPIELCWSKLKQFLPSCEARSLESRWPCNSCCGQLHYRR from the coding sequence TTGGTAAGAGTTGTAATTGAGTCCGTCGGTACAAAAGTAAAGTTTTTGCCTCCCTACTCTCCTGATTTATCCCCCATAGAACTGTGTTGGTCAAAACTCAAGCAGTTTCTCCCTTCCTGTGAAGCACGCTCACTAGAATCACGATGGCCTTGCAATAGCTGTTGCGGTCAATTACATTACCGAAGATGA
- a CDS encoding GNAT family N-acetyltransferase, producing the protein MVEQLKPRYSVVWTNKIAEVPQNAWNALAMPLKTPFLEWEWLNNIETSQSATAKTGWLPNHLTLWRDRTLIAAAPLYLKGHSSGEFVFDHQWAELADRIGVQYYPKLLGMTPFTPAEGYRFLIAPGEDEDEIVAIMVHEIDTFCSKNRISGCHFLYVDPQWRPMLERHGFTTWLHHSYVWENAGFKTFDDYLKVFNANQRRNIKRERKAVEKAGLRLQALTGDEIPYSLFPSMYQFYADTCDKFGWWGSKYLTQRFFEQLHNDYRHRVLFVAAYSEEDNSHPLGMSFCLFKGDKLYGRYWGSFQEIDCLHFDACYYAPIEWAIANNIQSFDPGAGGRHKKRRGFPAMPNHSLHRFYNNRLGQIIRPYIKEVNQLEQQEIEAINAELPFSDKNLS; encoded by the coding sequence ATAGTGGAACAACTTAAGCCTCGCTATTCTGTCGTTTGGACGAACAAAATTGCTGAAGTACCCCAAAATGCCTGGAATGCTTTGGCAATGCCACTCAAAACGCCATTTTTAGAATGGGAGTGGCTAAACAATATTGAAACCTCTCAGAGTGCTACGGCTAAAACTGGTTGGTTGCCAAATCACTTGACATTGTGGCGTGATAGAACACTGATTGCGGCTGCGCCACTTTATCTAAAAGGACATAGTTCTGGTGAATTTGTTTTCGATCACCAATGGGCAGAATTAGCCGATCGCATTGGAGTTCAATATTACCCAAAATTGCTGGGAATGACACCATTTACCCCGGCTGAAGGTTATCGATTTTTAATTGCCCCAGGAGAAGATGAGGATGAGATCGTAGCGATAATGGTGCATGAAATTGACACTTTTTGCTCTAAAAATCGGATTTCTGGGTGTCATTTTCTCTACGTCGATCCTCAATGGCGGCCGATGCTGGAACGGCATGGCTTTACAACTTGGCTGCACCACAGTTACGTTTGGGAAAATGCTGGGTTTAAAACTTTTGATGACTACTTGAAAGTTTTCAACGCCAATCAGCGCCGTAATATCAAGCGGGAACGCAAAGCTGTGGAGAAAGCAGGTTTACGATTGCAAGCGCTGACTGGTGATGAAATTCCTTACTCTTTATTTCCTTCGATGTACCAGTTTTATGCTGACACCTGTGATAAGTTTGGCTGGTGGGGTAGCAAGTATCTCACACAGCGATTTTTTGAGCAGCTACACAATGATTATCGCCATCGAGTCTTGTTTGTCGCTGCATATAGCGAGGAAGATAACTCTCATCCTCTAGGAATGTCCTTTTGTTTGTTTAAAGGTGACAAACTCTATGGACGCTATTGGGGGAGTTTCCAAGAGATAGATTGTTTACATTTTGATGCTTGCTATTATGCGCCCATTGAGTGGGCGATCGCTAACAATATCCAAAGTTTTGATCCTGGTGCGGGTGGCCGCCACAAAAAACGGCGCGGTTTCCCCGCTATGCCCAATCACAGTTTGCACCGCTTTTACAACAATCGTCTAGGACAAATTATCCGTCCCTATATTAAGGAAGTGAATCAACTCGAACAGCAGGAAATTGAGGCGATTAATGCAGAGTTGCCATTTAGTGATAAAAATCTTTCTTGA
- a CDS encoding DUF2237 family protein, with translation MIEAKNVIDGNLEACCTSPMTGFYRDGFCRTGGQDFGSHVVCAEVTLEFLEFTKSQGNDLSTPVPDFNFPGLKPGDRWCLCASRWQEALEAGVAPPVILSATHARALEVVSLDELKKHAVTSS, from the coding sequence ATGATAGAAGCTAAAAATGTAATTGATGGAAACCTAGAAGCCTGTTGCACTTCTCCCATGACTGGGTTTTACCGCGATGGTTTTTGTCGCACAGGCGGCCAGGATTTCGGGTCGCACGTCGTATGTGCCGAAGTGACCTTAGAATTTCTGGAGTTCACCAAATCGCAGGGGAACGACTTAAGCACACCTGTTCCTGATTTTAATTTTCCTGGATTGAAGCCTGGCGATCGCTGGTGTTTGTGTGCTTCTCGCTGGCAAGAAGCCCTAGAAGCTGGCGTTGCTCCACCCGTCATCCTCTCTGCAACCCATGCTAGAGCTTTGGAAGTGGTTTCTCTAGATGAATTGAAAAAACATGCTGTAACTTCTTCTTGA
- a CDS encoding ATP-binding protein, which translates to MTNYRQSSFRRILVTRILLLFVPVLLIGEIVALNKARSSILGTARQNLTESAISKGERIGDAIAILKANLLSVSKTTVIPSSSPIQEQEILTQLKQQLPANIECIQLTDLLNQKIIASSCGDRAIGELTLPLPSDGIDVKAIFPPKAGMTGKRNTQNQLQLVVSAPVSDSRRNLVYSLSIQSALYQQTRNQPGSLTGAMVVIAEDGTILAHPFTDWVGTNINQHPNYSQLKSIIKNAIAGKNDSINLSFKEGNELVAGYTAIVNPLTQQHQQKWIVLAVTSVDNALFGLEEIKLILIVLTVGLIGASLLASLYLAPYLARPVEELRDYALNIHSHHAAQPVPHNFQIREFNQLAQALDQMVERLKAGAEELEIAWKEAKTANQIKSQFLATTSHELRNPLHTIINCIRVVEDGLCDSREEELDFLKRADETTIHLLNIINDLLDISKIEAGKLSVITTPLDLRKILLEVINLQSVNVQQKGLQLKCELDPQPIPIKADAAKLKQVLINVIGNATKFTDTGSITIATEIQSSNGKSQVVVIVKDTGIGIDPAQQHKLFRPFMMVNGTTTRQFEGTGLGLAISRNLIELMGGSITLESTGLHQGTTLKITLPLIDISLLPASKKDENVGDLGFSSENKGAKASQYSSLQESGGSPSLGINKSVKVGVDKEKSMKFQVLLGNETYEISLSPQQTLLVSLPKTEVYANGTSDR; encoded by the coding sequence ATGACTAATTACCGCCAATCTTCCTTTCGTCGAATTTTAGTAACGAGAATATTGCTGCTGTTCGTTCCAGTTTTACTTATAGGGGAGATTGTTGCCTTGAATAAGGCACGTTCTAGCATATTGGGAACCGCTCGTCAAAATTTAACAGAAAGCGCCATCAGTAAGGGAGAGAGAATTGGCGATGCGATCGCAATCTTAAAAGCTAATTTGCTGAGTGTAAGCAAAACAACGGTGATTCCGTCGAGTTCGCCTATACAAGAGCAAGAAATTCTCACGCAGCTAAAGCAACAACTTCCAGCCAATATTGAGTGTATCCAATTAACGGATCTGCTAAACCAGAAAATAATTGCCAGTAGCTGTGGCGATAGGGCTATTGGGGAGTTGACATTACCTTTGCCTAGTGATGGAATTGATGTCAAAGCAATCTTCCCGCCCAAAGCAGGAATGACTGGAAAAAGAAACACACAGAATCAATTGCAATTAGTGGTATCTGCACCAGTCTCCGATAGCCGCAGAAATTTAGTTTACAGCTTAAGTATTCAGTCTGCATTGTACCAACAAACCAGAAATCAGCCGGGATCGCTCACAGGCGCTATGGTAGTGATTGCTGAAGATGGGACGATTTTGGCACATCCCTTCACAGACTGGGTGGGAACTAATATCAATCAACATCCAAATTATTCCCAACTCAAGAGCATAATTAAAAATGCCATTGCCGGAAAAAACGATTCGATAAATTTGTCTTTTAAAGAGGGAAACGAATTAGTAGCTGGCTATACAGCTATTGTAAATCCACTCACCCAACAACATCAGCAAAAATGGATAGTCTTAGCTGTTACTAGTGTTGATAATGCGCTTTTTGGTTTAGAGGAAATCAAACTAATTCTCATTGTTTTGACCGTTGGTTTGATTGGTGCAAGTTTGTTAGCCTCCCTATATCTAGCTCCTTACTTGGCACGCCCTGTAGAAGAATTGCGAGATTACGCTCTCAATATTCACTCTCACCACGCCGCCCAACCAGTTCCGCACAATTTCCAAATTCGGGAGTTCAATCAACTGGCTCAAGCATTAGACCAAATGGTAGAACGGCTCAAAGCTGGGGCGGAAGAATTAGAAATAGCTTGGAAAGAAGCAAAAACTGCTAACCAGATAAAAAGCCAGTTTTTAGCTACAACTTCTCATGAGTTGAGAAACCCATTACATACTATTATTAACTGCATTCGCGTGGTTGAAGATGGCTTATGTGATAGCCGAGAAGAAGAACTGGACTTCCTTAAACGTGCTGATGAAACAACAATTCATTTGCTAAATATTATTAATGATTTACTCGACATTTCTAAAATTGAAGCAGGTAAGCTTTCTGTAATCACTACACCTCTTGACCTCCGAAAAATATTATTAGAGGTGATTAATTTACAATCAGTTAATGTTCAACAGAAGGGCTTGCAATTGAAATGTGAGTTAGATCCTCAACCGATACCAATTAAGGCAGACGCGGCAAAACTGAAGCAGGTGCTGATTAATGTTATCGGCAATGCCACTAAGTTCACTGACACAGGAAGTATCACTATTGCTACAGAAATTCAATCTAGTAATGGTAAATCTCAAGTAGTGGTAATAGTTAAAGATACAGGTATAGGAATTGATCCCGCGCAACAACACAAACTGTTTCGCCCTTTTATGATGGTAAATGGCACAACCACGCGCCAGTTTGAAGGGACTGGACTGGGACTCGCAATTTCACGAAACTTAATTGAACTCATGGGAGGCAGCATTACTCTTGAGAGTACGGGACTTCATCAAGGTACGACACTGAAGATTACCTTACCCTTGATTGATATCTCGCTGTTACCTGCTTCAAAAAAAGATGAAAATGTCGGGGATTTGGGATTTTCCTCTGAGAATAAGGGAGCAAAAGCAAGCCAATACTCTAGCCTACAGGAGTCTGGGGGAAGCCCCTCTTTGGGGATCAATAAATCTGTAAAAGTAGGTGTAGACAAAGAGAAGTCGATGAAGTTCCAGGTGTTACTTGGGAATGAGACTTACGAGATTAGTCTTTCGCCGCAGCAAACTCTCTTGGTAAGTCTTCCAAAAACAGAAGTTTATGCAAATGGGACTTCTGATAGGTAA
- a CDS encoding hybrid sensor histidine kinase/response regulator, whose product MQMEPKVNILLVDDKLENLLALEAILEKLGENLVRATSGEEALRCLLHQDFAVILLDVQMPGMDGFETATLIRNRGRSRHTPIIFLTAFSTSDQMLFKGYALGAVDYLLKPLDPNILTSKVTVFVELFKKTEAVKQQTAQLVAVNGSLRQSEERLRSLSTCSPVGIFEIDTEGGCRYTNPRYQAICGLKAAESLEKSWLESVHPEDREQAVASWSSYIYYGRDYSEEFRFQTAQGIVRWVQVRSSPMLSGQGELLGYVGTLEDITERKQAEEVRAQVIREQTARQEAEAANRMKDEFLAVLSHELRTPLTSMLGWSKILRSKKLDDKATSRALEAIERNAISQMQLIEDILDVSRIIRGQLRLNVSAVNLISVMEAALEAVRPLADPKEILLNTMLDTSVGSVYGDPARLQQIVWNLLTNAIKFTPKGGRVEVNLSVVWGEEQQTTKKYAQIKVIDTGIGISSEFLPKVFERFRQADSTTTRSHNGLGLGLAIVRHLVELHKGIIFAQSPGTGQGATFTVKLPLLQDNRSNRGNREATGEISSSVASTPLAGLRVLVVDDEADTRNFLSFMFEEYGAFAIAVASVDEALAVLEQAKADILISDIGMSEQDGYTLIRKLRSLEPEKGGCIPAIALTAYTREEDRLEALSAGFQQHLSKPIDPTKLIAMVANVLKLPVEVPVS is encoded by the coding sequence GGAAAAACTAGGAGAGAATTTGGTGAGAGCGACTTCTGGGGAAGAAGCTTTGAGGTGTCTGCTGCATCAAGACTTTGCAGTAATTTTGCTAGATGTGCAAATGCCAGGGATGGATGGCTTTGAAACTGCTACCTTAATTCGGAATCGGGGGCGATCGCGTCACACTCCTATTATCTTTCTCACCGCCTTTAGCACTAGCGACCAAATGCTGTTTAAAGGCTATGCCTTGGGTGCAGTTGATTATTTACTCAAACCATTAGACCCCAATATTTTGACTTCCAAAGTCACAGTATTCGTAGAACTATTTAAGAAAACAGAAGCCGTCAAGCAACAAACTGCACAATTAGTAGCTGTGAATGGGTCACTCAGGCAAAGTGAAGAACGATTGCGATCGCTGAGTACCTGTTCGCCCGTCGGCATTTTTGAAATTGATACTGAAGGAGGATGTAGATATACAAATCCTCGCTACCAAGCAATTTGTGGCTTGAAAGCAGCAGAGAGTTTAGAAAAAAGCTGGCTAGAATCTGTTCATCCAGAAGATAGAGAACAAGCAGTTGCCAGTTGGTCTAGCTACATTTATTATGGCCGTGACTACTCTGAAGAGTTTCGCTTTCAAACTGCTCAAGGCATCGTCCGTTGGGTTCAGGTTCGCTCATCACCGATGCTTTCCGGTCAAGGGGAATTGTTGGGATATGTCGGCACTCTCGAAGATATTACTGAACGGAAGCAAGCAGAAGAAGTCCGCGCTCAAGTAATTCGAGAACAAACCGCACGACAAGAAGCAGAAGCCGCAAATCGAATGAAAGATGAGTTTCTTGCCGTTCTCTCCCACGAACTCCGCACACCCCTAACCTCGATGCTGGGCTGGTCAAAAATTCTCCGCTCTAAGAAACTTGACGACAAAGCCACTTCTCGCGCTCTAGAAGCCATTGAACGCAATGCTATATCTCAGATGCAACTAATTGAGGATATCTTAGATGTATCCCGGATTATCCGCGGACAGTTGCGGTTAAATGTATCTGCGGTGAATCTCATCTCGGTTATGGAGGCAGCCTTAGAAGCAGTGCGTCCCCTAGCAGATCCAAAAGAAATTCTATTAAATACTATGTTAGATACTTCGGTAGGGTCAGTTTATGGCGATCCAGCGCGGTTACAGCAAATAGTATGGAATCTACTAACTAATGCCATTAAGTTTACCCCCAAGGGCGGCAGGGTAGAAGTGAATCTGTCAGTAGTCTGGGGTGAAGAACAACAAACAACTAAAAAATACGCCCAAATTAAAGTTATCGATACAGGTATTGGTATAAGTTCCGAGTTTTTACCGAAAGTATTTGAGCGTTTCCGGCAAGCAGACAGCACCACAACGCGATCGCACAATGGATTAGGACTAGGACTAGCGATCGTCCGTCATTTAGTGGAACTGCATAAAGGTATAATATTTGCCCAAAGTCCAGGCACTGGACAAGGGGCAACCTTCACTGTGAAACTGCCACTGCTACAAGACAATCGGAGTAATAGGGGAAATAGAGAAGCCACAGGAGAAATTTCTTCTTCTGTGGCATCGACACCCCTTGCTGGATTAAGGGTTTTAGTTGTAGATGATGAAGCAGATACCCGTAACTTTCTCAGTTTTATGTTTGAGGAGTATGGGGCATTTGCCATTGCAGTAGCATCAGTTGATGAAGCGCTAGCAGTGCTTGAACAAGCAAAAGCAGATATCCTGATTAGCGACATCGGTATGTCAGAGCAAGATGGTTATACGCTGATTCGCAAACTCCGCTCTTTAGAACCAGAAAAAGGTGGATGTATTCCAGCGATCGCTTTAACAGCATACACACGAGAGGAAGACCGCTTAGAAGCTCTTTCAGCAGGGTTTCAGCAGCATTTATCTAAGCCAATAGACCCCACTAAATTAATTGCGATGGTTGCCAATGTATTAAAGCTACCTGTGGAAGTTCCAGTGAGTTGA